One window of Hydractinia symbiolongicarpus strain clone_291-10 chromosome 3, HSymV2.1, whole genome shotgun sequence genomic DNA carries:
- the LOC130636838 gene encoding histone H1.0-like produces the protein MLRWCALHYPVTVGKAYHFPIFTTVPTYNESQRSKNQGCLISSERAYLASGCGQYRRSHYQGNYRFFYKNAFNYLVNLLQYIHANYKVAENSDHYLKLALKREVTFGQLVQAEGTDASGSFKQGKVKNKKLKKSCCKKCNGKKPTTYKNTIKRKPAKKSTPKKAPEKPYKKKIFAKKPAAKKPSKEGNLKQKRSKSLPNSDQRGLRGNKLCGQKFSENSVTLSRVAFTHYLTTVIGCEKIHLGRLAKEKLANILMDI, from the exons ATGTTACGATGGTGCGCATTACACTATCCCGTAACTGTTGGCAAAGCATATCACTTTCCTATTTTTACCACTGTCCCCACGTACAATGAAAGTCAGCGTAGTAAAAATCAAGGCTGTTTAATTTCCTCCGAAAGAGCGTATTTGGCGAGTGGCTG CGGCCAGTACCGTCGAT CACATTATCAAGGCAACTATCGCTTCTTTTATAAGAACGCGTTTAATTATCTCGTCAACCTTTTACAATATATTCATGctaattacaaagttgctgaaaactcagatcattaTCTTAAATTGGCTCTTAAACGAGAAGTTACATTTGGTCAGTTGGTTCAAGCTGAAGGCACTGATGCTTCAGGATCATTCAAGCAGGGCAAGGTAAAGAACAAAAAACTAAAGAAAAGCTGTTGCAAAAAATGCAACGGCAAAAAGCCCACTACatataaaaacacaataaaaaggAAGCCAGCAAaaaagagcacgccaaagaaagcaccAGAGAAGCCTTATAAAAAGAAGATTTTCGCTAAGAAACCAGCGGCTAAAAAACCCTCAAAGGAAGGAAACTTGAAGCAAAAAAGATCAAAAAGTCTCCCAAATAGTGATCAAAGAGGACTGCGAGGAAATAAGTTGT GTGGCCAAAAATTCTCCGAGAATAGTGTTACACTATCTCGAGTTGCCTTTACTCATTATTTAACTACGGTGATAG gctgtgaaaaaatccacttaggcagattaGCCAAAGAAAAATTAGCAAATATTTTG atgGACATCTAA